One window of the Eucalyptus grandis isolate ANBG69807.140 chromosome 8, ASM1654582v1, whole genome shotgun sequence genome contains the following:
- the LOC104416901 gene encoding uncharacterized protein LOC104416901: MERYSSAAALVPRDEAVTVPSQAYPFHKSLHSVRKPPAKPWKKPTTPVPPNPTWVYMVEPINFRELVQKLTGAPSRQQLPHHPPVRRLQESAPPPLELLMHNPVRSDINNKNAAAAGKAATPLSAVYRELVSEGLEKKSPHKFGDGFELSLSPSFLGWSTIPMLSPGTTSGF; encoded by the coding sequence ATGGAGAGATACTCATCAGCAGCTGCCTTGGTTCCGCGCGACGAGGCCGTGACCGTCCCTTCCCAGGCCTACCCGTTCCACAAGTCGCTCCACTCGGTCCGCAAGCCCCCCGCGAAGCCGTGGAAGAAGCCGACCACCCCGGTCCCCCCGAACCCCACCTGGGTCTACATGGTCGAGCCCATCAACTTCCGAGAGCTCGTCCAGAAGCTCACGGGGGCTCCGTCCCGGCAGCAGCTGCCGCATCATCCCCCGGTCCGCCGACTCCAGGAGTCGGCCCCTCCGCCGCTTGAGCTCTTGATGCATAACCCGGTCCGCAGTGATATCAACAATAAAAACGCGGCGGCGGCAGGGAAGGCCGCTACTCCTTTATCTGCTGTTTACAGGGAGCTGGTGTCTGAAGGCCTTGAGAAGAAGTCTCCCCACAAGTTTGGAGACGGCTTCGAGCTGAGCCTGTCGCCGAgctttcttggatggagcacgATTCCCATGTTGAGTCCGGGGACGACGTCTGGATTCTAG